From one Plasmodium knowlesi strain H genome assembly, chromosome: 11 genomic stretch:
- a CDS encoding AP2 domain transcription factor, putative gives MQSVVLESDPVGTIEGALSEDSCQGGIHVNGDVSGDVCSPSVGGCVDAPACESPNQEITHNDEASRCKEVNIKSEPVIVIDKVERCLVVEWYENDIRREQRISYKKYGNDKAKLRAKELIEKLKAGITFEQLYPDKGPPIVRVYQDVGVYRVSLIRDRIEREWRVEWTDNDTPMKARWSCKKVGNDEAQKRAETFAQSLIEGVFNPILLHKATGTRFSRSDRTVVKINVYMKKNVKRKNKCKVIRGGDNSSLILGKGIKNELRKGKMKRSGDTVDGSLMEGSNMVHRNQAYSGSTLSNIFIKSESSTLDGRTDSNYVRSIEGEDAHVALPEQSYLLSEYHVEENPKQGGGINEKKRNYKSRGNGSKGERIKKTPKDGSKLKRKMARRVKDTMRGVMGDSAEEGVTDQYRDSQMDGTNNLNLLSCYAEMGNVDVAAFSSNSNQVKNEPGICDPLCIPYSDNGGVMLNCRNGSVEPGAMMNNYVVPCEQYEGYRMGSFMAKGGDYSSRYVYATKSNSYAVYVNGGMEHGALCYGGDVHRGDMPHSNVHSFHYGGEDPFGRSHTIRNEHVPGGSPLPVGHCTNGAVLRAEGYNPYMMSYTGGGMASHMGIMRRAVDMEAVHRDDPNHGVLRDTVGDSHGYSVLPHKINLKNKKPVRDRICHLKKIKCEEDGNDVEGKDPHNGGEKNKETKCLSLGGNDINTVNGDGNGVDDPLPDSYNAERKKRKRSTNKNFRGGDFLLDEELSKYFSTHNNIQLRKNQKALRNDPDGVASHVGDESMGVRRGRRYSSITSDIHGGSAHLRTVNQEGSKERQGSAYGCRDVVPIVRRSNSVEMNENDNALMESSMVEVEIAGQKILTAEPSSKPRRRTKRSKISGANQSALNMVDTIGQRENSVHYGDRNDMRTSYRRYRAHGKRDDSACGGFGSYPMSNLGGMLICNSGFPSQWSRNNDGRNGDVLNGNAGGDSSARGFHPSTLNFRAEPHAENPGIVIAKYHENVGVHGGVKIRENVGAVVRTNDRADGGGEPVHFSPTDMAEGKTHLMNLRKTRRRITPVSSDQPSEIHRKNDNLNLSLRGSSTIEFVENPRGYRVPYEYESRLFYEHFEVPLNSEKEFELQQRYFARLFSLHILAVGWNANKNARVEDYMQELSDPAFQFLTMGDMNNCSDAPCGDPSPPSEENRPIGNMEGKLDKLNGSELQNGQFITSNRLTIEQMGTDHCYFNSVGDGTSRVIEDGSGLNVAPDDAHHLISSEEKINGALSPGEVCDVEEGLNTYRMNDCYAASNVRRLDELEEGNHMGAPSGDQEVGDMSKYGHTHLMGNLNDGHHFGGFAVFGDMLNGNVPGGINGYAYPDGISGLGGPYRTCMMSNMNVAGGVDYRLGNYQGSNDVGSVNGKEGAGCLSGEGKNQNGLCVSSGEGMNLGVANEEGLILRNLSYSKGLNPTHLHGKDIVSQNMHRAVSMPYDQEGKYLQVNEPFDKNVGGNFEYVQNYMQKINPLSININNVDEGSYELPLGGGSTLPFQEMTMVSGTPWEGRQDNEATFGALNTEKVNHYKGFIDRTGHVPMVPSKGEEENYSNLQNSIRKTTELDALAACGREDNSYGVGIAQYDLALIEGEEAQSQRMGYMNSPYGRGHDGINEERLDSGVMEKNVNVTRDSDYLYYNGYANEGMHKCTEEDNYNIVDKLNDDVSSSNIQGNGDFSIHEKVNYQFGHMVKMLPSYEHLEREGSCVDNVVDREAQSQFDNAHYRFGVCSGDANPSIGDVVTGKERTDELSEKDNRCDHHSGNQNTTPSSYDDVAYGSEVRKNNLTSTSISTPMTNMKDMNNYEYFDSRKMVDKLRFTSNSSTINTEYLPSNLLNSISMNNLCPSNNINEQVQK, from the coding sequence ATGCAAAGTGTTGTCCTGGAATCAGACCCAGTGGGGACAATTGAGGGGGCCTTATCAGAGGATTCCTGTCAGGGGGGAATCCATGTGAATGGCGATGTTAGCGGCGACGTGTGTAGTCCTAGTGTTGGTGGTTGTGTTGATGCCCCTGCGTGTGAATCTCCCAACCAGGAGATAACGCATAACGACGAAGCATCCAGGTGTAAGGAAGTAAACATAAAGAGCGAGCCAGTCATCGTGATAGACAAAGTGGAACGATGTTTGGTAGTTGAGTGGTACGAAAATGACATCAGAAGGGAGCAAAGAATTTcctataaaaaatatggaaatgaTAAGGCGAAATTAAGAGCTAAGGAATtgatagaaaaattaaaagcagGTATAACGTTCGAGCAGTTATACCCGGACAAAGGACCACCCATCGTTCGGGTGTATCAGGATGTGGGTGTATATCGAGTGTCATTGATAAGGGATAGAATCGAGAGGGAATGGAGAGTTGAGTGGACAGATAATGATACTCCAATGAAAGCCAGATGGTCATGCAAGAAAGTAGGTAATGATGAGGCACAAAAAAGGGCAGAGACATTTGCGCAAAGTTTGATTGAGGGAGTTTTTAATCCTATTTTGTTGCACAAAGCTACGGGTACGAGATTCTCAAGGTCAGACAGAACTGTTGTAAAGATTAATGtatacatgaaaaaaaacgtgaagaggaaaaataagtGTAAAGTAatcagggggggggataactcttccttaattttaggaaagggaattaaaaatgagTTAAGGAAAGGCAAAATGAAACGTTCAGGTGATACTGTTGATGGTTCACTTATGGAAGGATCAAACATGGTTCATAGGAATCAGGCCTACAGTGGAAGTACCTTGagtaatatatttataaaaagtGAGAGTAGCACGTTAGACGGAAGGACTGATAGTAATTATGTGAGGAGCATCGAAGGGGAGGATGCTCATGTTGCTTTGCCTGAGCAGAGTTACCTTTTGAGTGAGTATCATGTCGaggaaaaccctaaacaagGGGGAGGAAtcaatgagaagaaaaggaattacAAGTCTAGGGGGAATGGCTCGAAAGgggagagaataaaaaagacacCAAAGGATGGTTCAAAactgaagagaaaaatggcaCGGCGGGTAAAAGACACGATGAGAGGTGTAATGGGTGACTCTGCGGAGGAGGGGGTGACAGATCAATACAGAGATTCTCAGATGGATGGCACAAACAATTTAAACCTACTAAGTTGCTATGCAGAAATGGGAAATGTAGATGTAGCTGCTTTCTCATCTAACAGTAAtcaagtaaaaaatgaaccagGTATATGTGATCCGTTATGCATACCATACAGTGACAATGGGGGAGTTATGTTGAACTGTAGAAATGGGTCCGTGGAACCTGGAGCCATGATGAACAACTATGTTGTCCCTTGTGAGCAGTACGAAGGTTACCGTATGGGGAGTTTTATGGCCAAAGGCGGTGACTACTCCTCtaggtatgtatatgcaACGAAGAGTAATTCCTACGCAGTGTATGTTAACGGAGGCATGGAACATGGGGCTTTGTGTTATGGTGGTGATGTGCACCGTGGTGATATGCCCCATAGCAACGTACACAGTTTTCATTACGGGGGGGAGGATCCCTTTGGGAGGAGTCACACCATTCGGAATGAACACGTTCCGGGGGGAAGCCCTCTACCCGTCGGTCACTGCACGAACGGCGCTGTGTTGAGGGCAGAGGGATATAATCCCTACATGATGAGTTACACTGGAGGAGGAATGGCATCCCACATGGGAATTATGCGGAGGGCAGTAGACATGGAGGCTGTGCATAGGGACGATCCAAATCATGGTGTACTTCGCGACACTGTGGGGGATTCCCACGGGTATAGTGTACTCCCTCATAAAATTAACCTAAAGAATAAGAAGCCCGTGAGAGATCGAATAtgtcatttgaaaaaaataaaatgcgaAGAGGATGGAAATGACGTGGAGGGGAAAGACCCACACAATGGAGGTGAAAAGAACAAGGAGACCAAGTGCTTGTCCTTAGGAGGGAACGACATTAACACTGTTAACGGTGATGGAAACGGAGTAGATGATCCTCTCCCAGATTCCTACAAtgcagaaaggaaaaagagaaagcgAAGCACAAATAAgaactttagggggggggactTCCTACTCGATGAGGAGTTGAGTAAATATTTCTCTACACACAACAATATTCAGTTAAGGAAAAATCAGAAGGCGCTGAGGAATGATCCAGATGGAGTAGCTAGCCATGTTGGGGATGAATCCATGGGAGTGCGTAGGGGAAGACGTTATAGTAGCATCACCAGCGACATACATGGGGGTAGTGCGCACTTGAGAACCGTTAATCAAGAAGGATCTAAGGAACGACAAGGAAGCGCCTACGGATGTAGAGACGTGGTACCCATCGTGAGAAGGAGCAACAGTGTCGAGATGAACGAAAATGATAATGCACTAATGGAGTCTAGCATGGTTGAGGTTGAAATTGCAGGACAGAAGATCCTGACGGCGGAACCTTCGAGCAAACCTCGGAGACGAACGAAGCGTTCGAAAATTAGTGGAGCGAACCAAAGCGCTTTAAACATGGTAGACACGATTGGACAGAGGGAGAATTCTGTTCATTATGGTGATAGAAATGACATGAGAACATCTTATAGGAGGTACAGGGCACATGGGAAGAGAGATGACTCTGCTTGCGGTGGGTTCGGATCTTATCCAATGTCCAACCTTGGTGGTATGTTGATATGTAACTCtggttttccttcccaaTGGAGCCGGAACAATGACGGTCGCAATGGTGACGTGCTGAATGGCAACGCAGGAGGGGATTCTTCTGCACGTGGTTTTCATCCAAGCACTTTGAACTTCAGAGCGGAGCCCCACGCTGAGAACCCAGGAATCGTCATAGCGAAGTATCATGAGAATGTAGGAGTGCATGGAGGAGTGAAAATAAGGGAGAACGTCGGAGCAGTGGTCAGAACGAACGATAGAGCAGACGGCGGTGGTGAACCTGTGCATTTCTCTCCTACCGACATGGCGGAAGGGAAGACTCACCTAATGAACCTAAGAAAGACGAGGAGGAGAATCACCCCAGTTAGTAGTGACCAACCCAGTGAGATACATCGTAAGAATGACAATTTAAATTTATCCCTCAGAGGAAGCAGTACAATCGAGTTTGTAGAGAACCCAAGAGGGTACAGAGTACCATATGAATATGAGTCCCGATTATTTTATGAGCATTTTGAGGTTCCTCTAAATTCAGAAAAGGAATTTGAGTTACAGCAGAGGTACTTTGCGCGCTTGTTctctttgcacattttagCTGTTGGATGGAACGCTAACAAGAATGCCCGCGTGGAGGACTACATGCAGGAGTTATCCGATCCTGCCTTTCAATTTCTCACCATGGGTGACATGAACAATTGTAGCGATGCTCCATGTGGTGATCCCTCTCCCCCTAGTGAGGAGAACAGACCTATTGGCAATATGGAAGGGAAGTTGGACAAGTTGAATGGAAGCGAATTACAGAACGGCCAATTCATTACGTCTAACAGGTTGACAATTGAACAGATGGGTACAGACCATTGCTACTTCAATTCGGTGGGTGATGGCACCTCGAGGGTTATTGAGGATGGGTCCGGGCTTAACGTTGCCCCGGACGACGCGCACCACTTGATTTCATcagaggagaaaataaatggtGCCCTCTCCCCAGGTGAGGTGTGTGATGTGGAGGAGGGACTTAACACGTACAGAATGAACGACTGCTACGCGGCCAGTAACGTTAGACGTTTGGATGAACTAGAAGAAGGAAACCATATGGGAGCACCAAGTGGGGATCAGGAGGTGGGAGACATGAGCAAGTATGGGCATACGCATCTTATGGGTAACCTAAATGATGGACACCATTTTGGTGGTTTTGCCGTTTTTGGTGACATGCTGAACGGGAATGTGCCTGGCGGAATTAATGGCTACGCCTACCCGGATGGTATAAGCGGCCTGGGCGGTCCATACAGAACGTGTATGATGAGCAATATGAACGTCGCAGGGGGAGTGGATTACCGATTGGGTAATTACCAGGGTTCTAACGACGTGGGGTCTGtaaatgggaaggaaggCGCAGGGTGCTTgagtggagaaggaaaaaaccaGAACGGATTATGTGTAAGctcaggagaaggaatgaatcTGGGCGTAGCCAATGAAGAAGGTCTGATCCTTCGGAATTTGAGTTATTCTAAGGGATTGAATCCAACGCATCTGCATGGAAAAGATATTGTGAGCCAAAATATGCACCGGGCTGTTAGTATGCCTTATGACCAGGAGGGGAAGTACTTACAGGTTAACGAACCTTTTGATAAGAATGTGGGAGGGAATTTCGAATATGTCCAGAATTACATGCAAAAGATAAACCCTTTAAGTATTAATATTAACAACGTGGATGAAGGTTCCTATGAACTACCGTTAGGTGGGGGAAGTACTTTGCCGTTCCAGGAGATGACCATGGTGAGTGGCACCCCATGGGAAGGGAGACAAGATAACGAAGCCACATTTGGTGCATTGAACACTGAAAAAGTTAACCATTACAAGGGTTTTATTGATCGGACGGGTCATGTCCCCATGGTGCCCTccaaaggggaggaagaaaattactCTAATCTACAGAATAGCATAAGGAAAACTACCGAGCTGGACGCGTTAGCGGCATGTGGTAGGGAAGACAATTCTTACGGTGTAGGAATCGCCCAGTATGATCTTGCTCTGATTGAGGGAGAAGAAGCACAGTCCCAAAGAATGGGGTATATGAATTCGCCGTATGGAAGGGGGCATGATGGGATTAACGAAGAGAGGTTGGACTCAGGGGTAATGGAAAAGAATGTGAACGTTACGCGGGATAGTGACTACCTCTACTATAACGGATACGCCAATGAAGGCATGCACAAGTGTACGGAAGAAGACAATTACAATATCGTTGATAAATTGAATGATGATGTCAGCAGTAGTAATATACAGGGCAATGGTGATTTCTCCATTCACGAGAAGGTGAACTACCAATTTGGACACATGGTTAAGATGCTCCCAAGTTATGAGCATCTGGAACGGGAAGGTAGCTGTGTAGATAATGTTGTGGATAGGGAGGCACAGTCCCAGTTTGACAACGCACATTATCGTTTTGGCGTCTGCAGCGGGGATGCTAACCCGTCCATTGGAGATGTGGTTACAGGAAAGGAGCGCACGGATGAACTGAGCGAAAAGGACAACCGTTGCGACCATCATAGTGGCAACCAGAATACAACTCCAAGCAGTTACGACGACGTGGCATACGGCAGTGAAGTTAGGAAGAATAACCTGACCTCCACATCTATTTCCACTCCCATGACAAACATGAAGGATATGAACAACTACGAATACTTCGATAGCAGGAAAATGGTCGATAAGCTCAGATTCACTTCAAATTCAAGTACCATAAATACGGAATATTTACCAAGTAACCTTTTAAATTCTATAAGCATGAACAACCTGTGTCCTTCCAATAATATAAATGAACAAGTGCAGAAGTAG